A genomic window from Carassius auratus strain Wakin chromosome 19, ASM336829v1, whole genome shotgun sequence includes:
- the LOC113120207 gene encoding NLR family CARD domain-containing protein 3-like produces MKSDGSMDGPLEFKERHKSTDLRTIHGDKSNSSESSCVSMKGNRYLGSPGRFKGSDTSTDLRHYSQLIKSNLLKKFRCLYEGTATQRNPTLLNEIYTELYITESERRKTSNEHEVRQIEKQSRRAATEDTPIKCNDIFRPLPGQEKPIRTVLTKGVAGIGKTVSVQKLILDWAEGKENQDVQLIFPLPFREINLMKDKTLSLSDLLHVFYPETKDMEISSDQYKVLFIFDGLDECRLSLDFKSKVKLCNISESASVDVLLMNLIVGNLFPSALIWITSRPAAADLIPSECVHRVTEVRGFNDPQKEEYFRKRISDQSLANTIISHLKSSRSLYIMCHIPVFCWISAAVLEKMLSEAESGEIPKTLTQMYTHFLILQTNIKQEKDYENTVKDEDMILKLGKLAFQQLVKGNLIFYEEDLRECGIEEKEAAVYSGLCTQIFREEFGLNQGKVFCFVHLSIQEHLAALYAHLSLMKNNRNVFITLSSCPLKHLKNALNVSLSKLHQRAVEKALKSKNGHLDLFLRFLLGLSLESNQSLLRELLTQTGSCSYNKEKTVKYIKQKIKRNRSPERSINLFHCLNELGDDSLMQEIQDYLKSGKIKETKLSSSQWSALVYVLLTSEQKMDEFNLKQFIGEQNTADEVLQKLLPVVKESRSVHLRDCGVTEEGFIALASALRSNDVTIELLSDAARPTQSSKPCLFCPTTGNAYLSTDMLQACASNLAFPSYSLPIPYLFHGTVSEAYPYDAMSLDLLLDAARASRPKHVQLHEDCLNHGG; encoded by the exons ATGAAGAGTGATGGGTCTATGGATGGGCCATTAGAATTTAAGGAAAGACACAAATCAACTGATCTGAG AACAATCCACGGAGATAAATCCAACTCCTCAGagtccagctgtgtgtccatgaaGGGTAACAGATATTTGGGCAGTCCAGGAAGATTTAAAGGAAGTGACACATCAACTGATCTGCG TCATTACTCTCAACTGATCAAATCAAATCTGCTGAAAAAGTTTCGGTGTCTGTATGAAGGAACAGCGACGCAGAGAAACCCAACACtcctgaatgagatctacacagagctctacatcacagagagtgaaagaagaaagacaagtaATGAGcacgaggtgagacagattgagaaaCAATCCAGGAGAGCAGCAACAGAGGACACACCAATCAAATGCAATGACATCTTTAGACCTTTACCTGGACAAGAAaaacccatcagaactgtgctgacaaagggagtcgctggcattggaaaaacagtctctgtgcagaagttgatcctggactgggctgaagggaaagagaatcaggacgtccagctcatatttccacttcctttcagagaaatcaacttgatgaaggacaaaacactcagtctttcagatcttcttcatgtATTTTACCCTGAAACCAAAGATATGGAAATATCTAGTGATCAATATAAAGTGTTGTTCATCTTTGACGGTCTGGATGAGTGTCGTCTGTCTCTGGACTTTAAGAGTAAAGTGAAACTGTGTAATATATCTGAATCAGCTTCAGTGGATGTGCTGCTGATGAACCTCATTGTGGGGAATCTGTTTCCCTCTGcactcatctggatcacctccagaccagcagcagctgatctcatcccctctgagtgtgtccatcgagtgacagaggtacgaggcttcaatgatccacagaaggaggaatacttcaggaagagaatcagtgatcagAGTCTGGCCAATACAATCATCTCACACCTGAAGTCTTCAAGGAGCCtctacatcatgtgccacatcccagtgttctgctggatctcagccgctgttctggagaagatgttgagtgaagcagagagtggagagattcccaagactctcactcaaatgtacacacacttcctgatcctTCAGACCAACATCAAGCAAGAAAAGGACTATGAGAATACAGTCAAAGATGAAGATATGATCCTCAAACTGGGGAAACTGGCTTTTCAGCAGCTTGTGAAAGGCAACCTGATCTTCTATGAGGAAGACCTGAGAGAGTGTGGCATTGAAGAGAAAGAAGCAGCAGTGTACTCAGGattgtgcactcagatcttcagagaggagtttGGCTTGAACCAGGGGAAAGTCTTCTGTTTTGTCCATTTGAGCATCCAGGAACATCTAGCGGCTCTATATGCACATCTGtcccttatgaaaaataacagaaatgtgTTTATTACTCTGTCTTCTTGTCCTTTGAAGCATTTGAAgaatgctttaaatgtttcaCTATCTAAGCTGCATCAGAGAGCTGTGGAAAAGGCCTTGAAGAGTAAAAATGGACATCTGGACCTTTTTTTGCGTTTTCTTCTGGGTCTCTCATTGGAGTCCAATCAGTCTCTCTTAAGAGAACTACTGACACAGACAGGAAGCTGCTCTTACaacaaagagaaaacagttaAGTACATCAAGCAGAAGATCAAGAGGAATCgctctccagagagatccatcaatctgtttcactgtctgaatgaactgggaGATGATTCACTGATGCAGGAGATCCAAGATTATCTGAAATctggaaaaataaaagaaactaaACTCTCATCTTCACAGTGGTCAGCTCTGGTTTATGTGTTGCTGACATCAGAGCAGAAGATGGATGAGTTTAATCTGAAACAGTTTATTGGAGAACAAAATACAGCAGATGAAGTTCTTCAGAAGCTTCTGCCTGTGGTCAAAGAATCCAGATCAGTTCA TTTGAGGGATTGTGGTGTCACAGAAGAAGGTTTTattgctctggcttcagctctgagatcaa ATGACGTGACTATAGAACTCCTGTCAGATGCTGCGAGGCCCACCCAGTCGAGCAAACCATGCCTTTTCTGTCCAACTACCGGCAATGCTTACCTATCCACTGAC ATGCTGCAAGCCTGTGCCAGCAATCTTGCATTTCCATCCTACAGTCTTCCCATCCCTTACCTTTTCCATGGTacggtcagcgaggcttacccttACGATGCCATGAGTCttgatctcctgttggatgccgcgagagcctcccg